In Gadus macrocephalus chromosome 11, ASM3116895v1, a single genomic region encodes these proteins:
- the LOC132468211 gene encoding LOW QUALITY PROTEIN: lamin-A-like (The sequence of the model RefSeq protein was modified relative to this genomic sequence to represent the inferred CDS: deleted 1 base in 1 codon), which translates to METPIQKRSGRESSGRESGGRMRSPARITRLQEKEDLCNLNDRLAVYIDKVRSLESENAGLRMRVMESDMEVTHQLSGVKVAYETELADARKTLDQVARERARIELELGKIREEHTELKARNGKKESDLEAALLRLRDLEALFNSKEASLATALAEKRSLEALVKDLSAQLAKSEAGLADARAKLQEQMLQRVDAENRLQTLKEQLDFQNSIYAEELKETKHRHQSRLVELDSGRQVEFESMMASALADMRVQHEEQVALYKEELERTYTSKLENACVSAERRSQQMGVSQEELSEGRLRIDSMSAQMGKLQSQLSSRDAQLRDLEEELRREREVWRRRLEEKEQGMAEIRSRMQQQLDDYQELLDVKLALDMEISAYRKLLEGEEERLSLSPSSTTRVTVSRSSASGHSRSMLSGGLVFSTPPPVVSSSRSSSSQAKKRRLDGTSVAVAVAVASGVVSGGAGAGVAVSGGAVSGGGAVSGGAAAMAEVVVTRTKITQNASASGRVTVDEVDMYGKYVRLSNKSDEDQPLGHWMIQRKEGSSETISYKFPPKFILKAGAAVTVWSSGGGGVHSPPTDLVWKTQTSWGTGDMMETLLINTGGEEMAMRKVTRSLFQEGDDEEEAEEEGAHEYYLRSRTVICDSCGQPSERDSCGGGGGGGLPEGMVGQSFIFGNNQRSRQGALKAESCCVM; encoded by the exons ATGGAAACCCCGATCCAGAAGCGAAGCGGGCGCGAGTCCAGCGGGCGCGAGTCCGGCGGGCGCATGCGGTCGCCGGCGCGCATCACAcggctgcaggagaaggaggacctcTGCAACCTCAACGACCGGCTGGCGGTCTACATCGACAAGGTGCGCTCGCTGGAGTCTGAGAACGCCGGGCTGCGGATGCGCGTCATGGAGTCGGACATGGAGGTGACCCACCAGCTGTCCGGGGTGAAGGTCGCCTATGAGACGGAGCTGGCGGACGCTCGCAAGACCCTGGACCAGGTGGCCCGGGAGCGCGCC CGCATCGAGCTGGAGCTGGGCAAGATCAGGGAGGAGCACACGGAGCTCAAAGCCAG GAACGGTAAGAAGGAGTCCGATCTGGAGGCGGCGCTGCTGCGTCTCAGGGACCTGGAGGCTCTGTTCAACTCTAAGGAAGCCTCGCTGGCCACCGCCCTGGCCGAGAAACGATCCCTGGAGGCCCTGGTCAAGGACCTCAGTGCCCAGCTGGCCAAG tcGGAGGCCGGGCTGGCGGACGCCCGAGCTAAGCTCCAGGAGCAGATGTTGCAGAGGGTGGACGCTGAGAACCGCCTGCAGACGCTGAAGGAGCAACTGGATTTCCAGAACAGCATCTATGCCGAG gaactGAAGGAGACTAAGCATCGCCACCAGTCTCGTCTGGTGGAGCTGGACAGCGGGCGCCAGGTGGAGTTTGAGAGCATGATGGCGAGCGCGCTGGCAGACATGCGGGTCCAACACGAGGAGCAGGTCGCCCTCTACAAGGAGGAGCTTGAGAGGACCTACACCTCCAAG CTGGAGAACGCGTGCGTGTCGGCGGAGAGGAGGAGTCAACAGATGGGAGTGTCTCAGGAGGAGCTGAGCGAGGGCCGCCTCCGCATCGACAGCATGAGCGCCCAGATGGGCAAGCTGCAGAGCCag CTCTCCTCGCGGGACGCCCAGCTgcgggacctggaggaggagctgcggagggagagggaggtgtggaggaggcgcctggaggagaaggagcagggcaTGGCGGAGATCCGCAGCCggatgcagcagcagctggacgACTACCAGGAGCTGCTGGACGTGAAGCTGGCCCTGGACATGGAGATCAGCGCCTACCGCAAGCTGctcgagggggaggaggagag gcTGAGTCTCTcccccagctccaccaccagggtGACGGTCAGCCGGAGCTCCGCCTCCGGCCACAGCCGCTCCATGCTCTCCGGGGGGCTAGTGttctcgacccccccccccgtcgtctCCTCcagccgctcctcctccagccaggCCAAGAAGCGTCGCCTTGACGGCACCagcgtggcggtggcggtggcggtggcgagCGGCGTAGTCTCGGGCGGGGCGGGGGCAGGCGTGGCGGTGTCCGGGGGGGCGGTGTCCGGCGGGGGGGCGGTGTCGGGCGGGGCAGCGGCGATGGCGGAAGTGGTGGTCACCAGAACTAAGATTACCCAGAATGCCTCGGCCAGCGGGCGCGTCACCGTGGACGAGGTCGACATGTATGGCAAATATGTCCGCCTCAGCAACAAGTCAGACGAG GACCAGCCCCTTGGTCATTGGATGAtccagaggaaggaggggagcaGCGAAACTATCAGCTACAAGTTCCCACCCAAGTTCATCCTGAAGGCTGGAGCCGCCGTCaca GTGTGGTCATCCGGAGGCGGAGGGGTCCACAGCCCCCCCACAGACCTGGTCTGGAAGACCCAGACGTCCTGGGGCACTGGGGACATGATGGAGACCCTGCTGATCAACACGGGTGGAGAG GAAATGGCGATGAGGAAGGTGACCCGCTCCTTGTTCCAGGAGggtgacgatgaggaggaggcggaggaggag GGCGCTCACGAGTACTACCTGCGCAGCAGAACGGTCATTTGTGACTCGTGCGGCCAGCCGTCCGAACGCGActcctgcggcggcggcggcggcggcgggctgcCAGAGGGCATGGTTGGACAATCATTTATCTTTGGTAACAACCAACGCAGCAGACAG GGGGCGCTAAAGGCAGAGTCATGCTGCGTCATGTAg
- the mex3a gene encoding RNA-binding protein MEX3B, translated as MPSLLVLAGIMEKSGGGYGADLAAGYGSDASALLVPPDEEEEEDESRRALRVALGQLSLLGLGEGEGDGGAPNPGLQDRSNNNNNLAGLLLPGKGKLSALYDSPPSPVGDSNKGRGCNITECVPVPSSEHVAEIVGRQGCKIKALRAKTNTYIKTPVRGEEPVFLITGRKEDVALARREIISAAEHFSMLRASRNKLGISFSGSPPAPLPGHTTIQVRVPYRVVGLVVGPKGSTIKRIQQQTCTYIVTPSRDRDPVFEITGSPGNAERAREEIEAHIAFRTGGLHDHNNENDCLGGGGDGGGSPVLESRLQQVWGGLAAGRKPLASSYRQNFPDGVAGEKSGSFLGVDGVQSWAEPDKQVAFFPQQRSKSFGGLPPLARLSPGLGAGHAHARRAHSEPNTTGGGFPGRMVAPDSPPAGMRDCMTCFESKVTAALVPCGHNLFCMECAVRICERSQPECPVCHSLVTQAIRIFS; from the exons ATGCCGAGCCTGCTGGTGCTAGCGGGGATCATGGAGAAAAGCGGCGGCGGCTACGGCGCGGATCTGGCCGCCGGTTACGGGAGCGACGCGTCGGCTCTGCTGGTTCCGcccgacgaagaggaggaggaggacgaatcGCGGCGGGCGCTGCGGGTCGCGCTGGGCCAGCTGTCCCTGCTGGGTCTCGGGGAGGGCGAGGGGGACGGAGGAGCCCCCAACCCCGGGCTCCAGGACCggagcaacaacaacaataacctgGCGGGTCTGCTGCTGCCCGGGAAGGGGAAGCTAAGCGCCCTGTACGACAGCCCGCCCTCCCCCGTCGGGGACAGCAACAAGGGACGGGGCTGCAACATCACGGAATGCGTGCCGGTGCCCAGCTCTGAACATGTGGCCGAGATAGTGGGGCGGCAAG GTTGCAAGATCAAAGCTCTGCGAGCCAAGACCAACACCTACATCAAGACGCCGGTGCGCGGCGAGGAGCCCGTGTTCCTCATCACGGGCCGCAAGGAGGACGTGGCGCTGGCCCGGCGCGAGATCATCTCGGCGGCGGAGCACTTCTCCATGCTGCGCGCCTCCCGCAACAAGCTGGGCATCTCCTTCAGCGGGTCCCCGCCGGCGCCGCTGCCGGGCCACACCACCATCCAGGTGCGGGTGCCCTACCGCGTGGTGGGCCTGGTCGTGGGGCCCAAGGGCTCCACCATCAAGCGCATCCAGCAGCAGACGTGCACCTACATCGTGACGCCGAGCCGGGACCGCGACCCCGTGTTCGAGATCACCGGCTCGCCGGGCAACGCCGAGCGCGCCCGCGAGGAGATCGAGGCCCACATCGCCTTCCGCACCGGCGGCCTGCACGACCACAACAACGAGAACGACTGTctgggcggcgggggggacgggggcggcAGCCCCGTGCTGGAGAGCCGGCTGCAgcaggtgtggggggggctggCGGCCGGGCGGAAGCCCCTCGCCAGCAGCTACCGGCAGAACTTCCCGGACGGCGTGGCGGGCGAGAAGAGCGGCTCCTTTCTCGGGGTGGACGGGGTCCAGAGCTGGGCGGAGCCCGACAAGCAGGTGGCCTTCTTCCCCCAGCAGCGCTCCAAGAGCTTCGGCGGCCTGCCCCCGCTGGCCCGGCTGTCCCCCGGCCTGGGCGCGGGCCACGCCCACGCGCGCCGGGCCCACAGCGAGCCCAACACCACCGGGGGGGGGTTCCCCGGGAGGATGGTGGCGCCGGACTCCCCGCCGGCTGGCATGCGGGACTGCATGACGTGCTTTGAGAGCAAGGTGACGGCGGCGCTGGTGCCCTGCGGCCACAACCTCTTCTGCATGGAGTGCGCCGTGCGCATCTGTGAGCGCAGCCAGCCCGAGTGCCCGGTGTGCCACAGCCTGGTGACGCAAGCCATCCGCATCTTCTCTTAA